The following DNA comes from Sphingomonas flavescens.
GTGCCGCTAGTCGCGGCTAGGACCAAAGCTCGACCCAAAGTTGAGGTCAGCTTTCGACCCTAAGCAGATATCAGGTAGCGTCCACATTCGACCCATTGCGGACACAAGGATGATGTCGCAATCGTAGGCGATGTTCAAATTGGGACCGCTCGTCTTCACGCTCATAGCGATCTGCGCATGTGAGAGGCAGCAAGAAGCCCCGGTCAGTCTTGCTGGCTCTTCAAAGCTCCCTAGTATCTCCGAACTATCGCGTGAAACGATACTGATTGAACTAACCCAGCCGGTCGAAAATCAGCGTTCTTACGATAATCTGCACGTGACATTGCGGCCAAGCGATGTGGTCGAAGTGAAAAGGCTGCGATCGGAACTTTGGCCCTCAGAGTCCAAGCCAAAGATTCTCTCGCAACGAACATTTAAAATCGCTCAGTCCCATGCTGAGCAAGCCCGGAATGTCTTGGCTGTTCTCCATCCTCAACGACTGGACAAACCAGATGCGCCGGTGGTTTTACCAGAAGGCTGTCCAGCCATAGCGGACGGCAGCAGTGACGCTCTGGTGCTTTTCAGTGGAAGCGATGGCAGATTTGGCATCTTTGAGCTGCCAACCGGGTGCAAAGTCCTTCCCGCCTTACGCGCCAAGGAAGCAGTCGCCCAAGCTCTCCGACTGCTGCAAGACTAATGCTTTCCACCCATTGCAGACATTAGGCTCTTGGGCGCAATGTCGTGCCGTGGCATAGTCCGGCTCCTCAGAAAGGTTTCACTCAACCTTGTCTTGATCGGCGGGGGCGTCGGCTTGTCCTCTCTCTTGGCGATCTTAATCGCGAGGCATTCCTCGATATGGGTGGGTGAGGGCTTCATCCCGACGCTCGGCCCAAGCGGCCTTTACACGACGCGGTTGCTCGGCACTGCCTGGTATCTTGGCGTATCCTCGTTCCTGCTCGGAGGCCTGATCTGGGTGGTGACGGCGATCGTCAACCGCCAGGCCAGCCGTTAGCGCCCCACTTCCTACCCATCCCCGATCCTCAGCACATCATTCGACGTTCATCATCATTCCGCTTGCGCGCGGTTCGCTGAAAGTCGGGGATCGCGGGAATGGAGTCTGGCGACAGGCTGATCAGCGAATGCACGCTTCGGTCGACTTGTCCGGCAGCAGGGTAGCCGGACGCTCGTTGAGCGTGGCGGTGGTGTAGAAATGGTCGGCCGTGCATTTGCGCAGCTGGAAGCGGACCTTGCGCGAGCGGAAATCGAGCGAGACCCGGCGGAAGTTTTCGAGGATGTCGGTGCCAAGCAGGAGCGCGGGCTGCTTCGATAGGCCGAAGACGTCGAACGGTGGAAGGTCGGCGAAACCGATGGGCACGTCGCGGAGGATCACCGGGCCCAGCTGAAGCTCGGGGACATAGGCCATCGACATTTCGATGGGGACGCCGGTGACGCCGATCGCGACGACCTTGCGCAGGCGGTCCGGGTGCTTGCGGAACAGCTTCTCGCGCAGGGCCATGTTGCCGATGGTGAGGTCTGATCCGGTATCGATTACCGCGTCGAGCGAGGTGCCGCCGGCGCGGACGTGGGCGAGGATCAACTGGCCGCGCTGACGCTTGGCGGTAATGACGATCGAGCCGGGCATCGACTTTGCCGGCAGGCTGGCGTCCTCGACGCGGACGGTGCGGGTCTCGAAATCCATCATCAGCCGCTGGCGGGCTAGCGCGTCGATGCCAATCAGGCCGTCGCCGCCCACATGCGCCTCCCGCAGGGCGGGAAGCTCCAGATCGTGGGTGGTAACGGGGCCGAGGGTGAGCTTGTCCACGCGGACGCGGTCGACTTCGTTCCGCGCCGTCATGCCGTTGAGGATCGCGGGGCTGGTCAGCGGGAGTTGGAGGCTTTCGGCGAGGCGAGTGCCTACCACCGACGTATCGGCGCCGCTGTCGACGATGAAGCGGTAAGGGCCACGTCCATTGACGAGGACATCGACGCCGAGGCGGGTGTCGAGCAGGCGCGCCTTCACATCCTGGCCGGCGATGGCGAGCTGACTGTCGAACTGCGCTGGCGGCAGCGGCATGACCGGAGGCGGACCTGGCGGCGCGGGACGGGGCTTGCCGATGCGCGGTGCCTGCGCGGCCGCGGCGACGGCGCAGGCTGCTAGCACCAAACCGAACAAGACCCGTGGCAAGTCAATCGCCTCCCATGCCGGTAGGACCACGATTGTACACCGAGGGCAGGCTGGCTGCCATTGGGCCGAAGAGACCCGGCCGACCGACTGTCGAAAATTCAATCCAGTTTGCGGATGCGTTCCTCGAAGTGCGCGACGGTGATTCCGAAGCGCTTGACCTTCATGCGATTACGGACTTCGCGCGGGCCGGCGGGAGTGAGGCGCTGGTCGAAGTCGAGATTGTCCTTGCCCTTGTAGCGGATGCGGACTGCTTCGCCTTTGACATCCACGCGGACCGGGCTGGCGGCGTCGGTGAGGGTGCCGGAGAAGGCACTGGGCCCTTCCTGCCGCATGCGCCAATAGCGGGTGCGCGGCGGTTTGCCGGGCTCGTGAATGACCTGCTTGAGGAGCAGCGAACCGTCCTTTTCGTCGCTTCCGAAGCTGTCGACGCGGATGGTCTTGGACGATTGGAAGATGACTTTGAGCGTGCCTTCGCCATGCGTTTGGCCCCGGAAGAATTCGACGGGATTGAACGGGGCGGCGGCGAGCGGCGCGGCTAATGCGAGCAGGGCAAGGAACAGGATCGGACGCTTCACTCGGCTTCCTTCTGACGGGTTCGGTCGGGCAACGCGCGAGGCTTGCTATTGGCGCCCGGCGAGCAGCGCATCGACTACGTTTGGGTCCGCGAGCGTGGACGTATCGCCGAAGCCGTCGGTCGCCCCTTCCGCGATCTTGCGCAGGATGCGGCGCATGATCTTGCCCGAGCGGGTCTTTGGCAAGGCGGGTGTGAACTGGATTTTCTCCGGCGCCGCGAGGGCGCCGATGTCGTGGCGGACCTCCTGCACGAGTTCCTTGCGCATCGCGTCGTCGCCTTCCTCGCCGGCGTTCAAGGTTACGAAGGCATAGATCGCCTGCCCCTTGATGTCGTGCGGAAAGCCTACGACTGCGGCTTCGGCCACCTTGGGGTGGGAGACGAGCGAGCTTTCGACTTCGGCCGAGCCGACGCGGTGCCCGGAGACGTTGATCACATCGTCGACGCGCCCGGTAATCCAGTAATAGCCGTCCTCGTCGCGTCGGCAGCCGTCGCCGGTGAAATACTTGCCGGGGTAGGTAGTGAAGTAGGTTTCGAAGAAGCGCTGGTGATCACCCCAGACGGTGCGCATCTGGCCGGGCCAGGACGAGGTCAGGCAGAGGTTTCCGCTGACTGCGCCGTCGAGGTGTTGGCCCTCGGCATCGACGAGTTCGGGGTGGATGCCCGGGAGCGGCCTCGTGGCGGAGCCGGGCTTGGCCGGGACGGCGCCGGGGAGGGGTGAAATGAGCGCACCGCCCGTCTCGGTCTGCCACCAGGTGTCGACGATCGGGCAACGGCCGTCGCCGACGACGCGCCAGTACCATTCCCAGGCGTCGGGGTTGATCGGCTCACCGACGGTACCGAGCAGGCGGAGGGACTGACGCGAGTAGCGCGTGACCCAATCATCGCCCTCGCGTTCGAGCGAGCGGATGGCGGTGGGCGCGGTGTAGAAGATGGTGACACCGAGCCGGTCGATCGTCTCCCAGAATCGCCCGAAGTTCGGATAGTTGGGCACGCCGTCGAACATGACGCTGCGCGCGCCCATCATCAGCGGACCGTAGACCACGTAGGTGTGGCCCGTGATCCAGCCGATGTCGGCGGTGCACCAGAAGATGTCGTCGGGCCGGACGTCGAAGATCCAGTCGAAGGTCGTCGCGGCCCACACCGCGTAGCCGCCGGTCGTGTGGACGACGCCCTTGGGCTTCCCGGTCGAGCCCGAGGTGTAGAGGATGAACAGCGGATCTTCCGCATTCATCGTTTCCGGTGGGCATTCGGTCGCCAATGTGTCGCGGACGTCGGCGTAACGGATGTCGCGGCCGTCTTTCATCGGCACGTCGGCGCCGGTGCGGGTGATGACGACGACCGTGGGAACGTCGCCTTCCTCAAGCGCCGTGTCGACGTTGCGCTTGAGGGGTATGTGCTTGCCGCCACGACGCCCTTCGTCAGCGGTAATGACCGCCACAGCGCCGCAGTCGGCGATGCGGCCGGCGAGGCTGTCGGGCGAGAAGCCGCCGAATACGACCGAGTGCACCGCACCGATGCGCGCGCAGGCGAGCATGGCCGCCGCGGCTTCGGGGATCATCGGCATGTAAATCATGACGCGGTCGCCGCGGCCGATGCCGCGCTGCTTCAGGAGGTTGGCGAAGCGGCAGGTCTCTTCGTACAACTCGCGGTAAGTCCAGGCGTGGCCCTGGCCTGGCTCGTCAGGTTCGAAGATGAGCGCCGTGCGGTCGCCGTGTTCGTCGAGGTGGCGATCGAGGCAATTGACCGAAAGGTTGAGCTGGCCATCTTCGTACCAGCGGATGTGGAAGTCGGCCTTGTCATAGGACCAGTCGCCGGCCTTGGTCGGGAACTTGTCCCAGGTCAGTCGTCGCGCCTGGTCGAGCCAGAAGCGGTCGGGATCGCTTTCCGCCAGATGATTGAGGTCGGCCAGTTCACGGGGCCCGATGCGCGCATCGAAGCCCTCGGGAACCGGATAGACCTCCTGCGTCACAGACCTTTGCTCATGTCGATGACGAAGCGGTAGCGGACGTCGTTCTTGAGCAGGCGCTCGTAGGCCTCGTTGACCTGATTCATCCGGATGAACTCGACGTCGGGGTAGATGTCCTTCTCGGCGCAGAAATCGAGCATCTCCTGCGTTTCCGGAATGCCGCCGATGGCCGAGCCGCCGACCGCGCGGTTCCACCAGATCAGCTGGAAGCCGGTGAAGCCGGGCATGGGCGTCAGCGCTCCGACGATAACCATCCGGCCCGAGCGGCCGAGCAAGTTCAGATAGCCATCGATCTCGTGGCTGACCGGGATGGTATTGAGGATGAAGCCGAACCGCGTCGCCGCGTCAGCCATCTGCTGCGCGTCGGTCGAGATGATGACGTCGTGAGCGCCAAGCTCGCGGGCGTCGTTGCCCTTGCTTGGCGTGGTGGTGATCATTGTCACGTGCGCACCCAGTGCTGCCCCGAGCTTCACGCCCATGTGGCCGAGTCCGCCGAGGCCGACGACGGCCATCTTCGTGCCCGGCCCGACATTATACTGGCGTAGCGGCGAGTAGGTGGTGATGCCGGCGCACAGCAGGGGTGCAACGCGGCTGACATCCATGCCCTGCGGCACCTTCAGGCAGAAATGATCGCGAACAACGATATGGTCGGTGTAGCCGCCCTTGCTGATCGTGTGATCGTGATAGTCGGCGCTGTTGTAGGTCTGGACGCAGCCCTTGCGGCAAAAAACTTCCCAGCCTTCTAGGCACTGGTCGCATTCCATGCAGCTGTCGACCATGCAGCCGACCGCGACCGTGTCGCCGACGCGGTGTCGCGTGACCTCGTCGCCGATTGCGGTGACGGTGCCGACGATCTCATGACCGGGAATGACCGGATATTGCGATCCGCCCCAGTCGTTGCGGCAGGTGTGCAGGTCGCTGTGGCAGATGCCGGCGTAGGTGATCTTGATGGCAACGTCGTTCGGCCGGAGCGCGCGGCGCTCGAACTCCATGGGACGGAGGGGCTGGTCGGGCGCATCGGTGCCCCAGCCCTTGGCGGTCGTCGGCCCGTTGGTCTGCTGCTGGGTGGGTTCCGCCGTCGTCGCCATGTTCGTATCTCCTTATCTTGATCGTTCCAGAACGCGCTGTGCCTGCACGAGGTGCGGGCGGTCGACCATCTTGCCGCCAACCGAGAGCACTCCAGCGTTCGGCTCCGCTTCGAAGGCCGCGACGATGGCTGCAGCGTGCGCGACGTCGTCGTCGGACGGCGTGAAGGCCGCGTTGATCACCGGCACCTGCGCCGGGTGGATGGCGAGCTTGCCGGTGAAGCCTTCGCGGCGTGCGGCCTCGGCTTCGGCGCGCAGGCCATCGTCGTCGCGAAAGTCGGCGAAGACGCCGTCGACCGGCTGGACGCCGGCGGCAACCGCGCCGGCGAGGCACAGGGAGCGCGCCATCTTGTAGGTGAAGCTGAGCTCGCCGTTCGCGTCATACTTCGACGCTGCGCCGAGCGCGGCCGACAGATCCTCAGCGCCCCAGCTCATGGCGGCGAGCGGGGATTTGGGATCGCGATAGGACAGGAGGCCGAACAGGCTGGCCGCGGTCTCGGTGACAATGGCGTGGATGGGGATGTTGCCTGTGCGATGCGCAATCTCCGCGATGTCCGCACCACTTTCGGTCTTGGGTAGGACGACGCCGTAGATGTCGGGGATGCCGAGCATCTCGAGGTCGAGCCGATGCTCGTCAGTGCGGAGCGGGTTGATGCGAACCCACCATAAAGGGCCGTTTTCTCGCTTCGACAGGCTCTTAAGGATTTCGCGTGCCGCAGCCTTCTGTGCCGGCGCGACACTGTCCTCGAGGTCGAAGATGATCGCGTCGGCTTCGCTATCCAGCGCCTTGGCGATCTTGCGCTCGCTGTCGGCCGGGACGAACAGCCAGGAGCGCGGCTCGCTCACTGCGGCCTTTTCTGCAGCAGCGCCGTGCGCGTGCATTCGCACACCAGCTGGTCGCGCTGGTTGAAGCTGCGGTGAGCCCAGGTGACGATGCCGGCGTTCGGCCGCGACTTGCTTTCGCGCACTTCGAGGCACTCGCTCTCGCTGCGCAGGGTGTCACCCGCGAAGACGGGGTTGGGGAAGACCAGCTTATCGTAACC
Coding sequences within:
- a CDS encoding aspartyl protease family protein, whose translation is MFGLVLAACAVAAAAQAPRIGKPRPAPPGPPPVMPLPPAQFDSQLAIAGQDVKARLLDTRLGVDVLVNGRGPYRFIVDSGADTSVVGTRLAESLQLPLTSPAILNGMTARNEVDRVRVDKLTLGPVTTHDLELPALREAHVGGDGLIGIDALARQRLMMDFETRTVRVEDASLPAKSMPGSIVITAKRQRGQLILAHVRAGGTSLDAVIDTGSDLTIGNMALREKLFRKHPDRLRKVVAIGVTGVPIEMSMAYVPELQLGPVILRDVPIGFADLPPFDVFGLSKQPALLLGTDILENFRRVSLDFRSRKVRFQLRKCTADHFYTTATLNERPATLLPDKSTEACIR
- a CDS encoding DUF3833 family protein; this encodes MKRPILFLALLALAAPLAAAPFNPVEFFRGQTHGEGTLKVIFQSSKTIRVDSFGSDEKDGSLLLKQVIHEPGKPPRTRYWRMRQEGPSAFSGTLTDAASPVRVDVKGEAVRIRYKGKDNLDFDQRLTPAGPREVRNRMKVKRFGITVAHFEERIRKLD
- the acs gene encoding acetate--CoA ligase is translated as MTQEVYPVPEGFDARIGPRELADLNHLAESDPDRFWLDQARRLTWDKFPTKAGDWSYDKADFHIRWYEDGQLNLSVNCLDRHLDEHGDRTALIFEPDEPGQGHAWTYRELYEETCRFANLLKQRGIGRGDRVMIYMPMIPEAAAAMLACARIGAVHSVVFGGFSPDSLAGRIADCGAVAVITADEGRRGGKHIPLKRNVDTALEEGDVPTVVVITRTGADVPMKDGRDIRYADVRDTLATECPPETMNAEDPLFILYTSGSTGKPKGVVHTTGGYAVWAATTFDWIFDVRPDDIFWCTADIGWITGHTYVVYGPLMMGARSVMFDGVPNYPNFGRFWETIDRLGVTIFYTAPTAIRSLEREGDDWVTRYSRQSLRLLGTVGEPINPDAWEWYWRVVGDGRCPIVDTWWQTETGGALISPLPGAVPAKPGSATRPLPGIHPELVDAEGQHLDGAVSGNLCLTSSWPGQMRTVWGDHQRFFETYFTTYPGKYFTGDGCRRDEDGYYWITGRVDDVINVSGHRVGSAEVESSLVSHPKVAEAAVVGFPHDIKGQAIYAFVTLNAGEEGDDAMRKELVQEVRHDIGALAAPEKIQFTPALPKTRSGKIMRRILRKIAEGATDGFGDTSTLADPNVVDALLAGRQ
- a CDS encoding NAD(P)-dependent alcohol dehydrogenase, producing the protein MATTAEPTQQQTNGPTTAKGWGTDAPDQPLRPMEFERRALRPNDVAIKITYAGICHSDLHTCRNDWGGSQYPVIPGHEIVGTVTAIGDEVTRHRVGDTVAVGCMVDSCMECDQCLEGWEVFCRKGCVQTYNSADYHDHTISKGGYTDHIVVRDHFCLKVPQGMDVSRVAPLLCAGITTYSPLRQYNVGPGTKMAVVGLGGLGHMGVKLGAALGAHVTMITTTPSKGNDARELGAHDVIISTDAQQMADAATRFGFILNTIPVSHEIDGYLNLLGRSGRMVIVGALTPMPGFTGFQLIWWNRAVGGSAIGGIPETQEMLDFCAEKDIYPDVEFIRMNQVNEAYERLLKNDVRYRFVIDMSKGL
- a CDS encoding CoA ester lyase, translated to MSEPRSWLFVPADSERKIAKALDSEADAIIFDLEDSVAPAQKAAAREILKSLSKRENGPLWWVRINPLRTDEHRLDLEMLGIPDIYGVVLPKTESGADIAEIAHRTGNIPIHAIVTETAASLFGLLSYRDPKSPLAAMSWGAEDLSAALGAASKYDANGELSFTYKMARSLCLAGAVAAGVQPVDGVFADFRDDDGLRAEAEAARREGFTGKLAIHPAQVPVINAAFTPSDDDVAHAAAIVAAFEAEPNAGVLSVGGKMVDRPHLVQAQRVLERSR